From the genome of Xiphophorus hellerii strain 12219 chromosome 11, Xiphophorus_hellerii-4.1, whole genome shotgun sequence, one region includes:
- the acat1 gene encoding acetyl-CoA acetyltransferase, mitochondrial: protein MSPGRLLTVQARTCRRLAHSYFARTYTSRPSLNEVVIVSAVRTPMGSFRGSLAAVPATKLGSVAIKGAIEKAGISPEEVKEVYMGNVLQAAEGQAPTRQALLGAGLTIGTPATTINKVCASGMKSIMLAAQSLMCGHQDVMVAGGMESMSNVPYVMARETPPYGGVRMEDLIVKDGLTDVYNKFHMGNCAENTAKQCKISREEQDAYAISSYSRSKAAHESGVLAKEIVPVSIPQRGKPDVLVSEDEEWRRVDFSKVPKLKAVFQKENGTVTAANASTLNDGAAALVLMTADAAKRLNVTPLARIVSFADAAVAPIDFPIAPAYAVPKVLDAAGLKKEDIAMWEINEAFSVVVLANIKMLDIDPAKVNVNGGAVSLGHPIGMSGARIVGHMVHNLKSGQYGLAGICNGGGGASSILIQKL, encoded by the exons ATGTCCCCCGGCAGACTGTTAACCGTGCAGGCTCGGACGTGTAGGCGCCTG GCTCACAGTTACTTTGCCAGAACCTACACATCACGGCCTTCGCTTAAT GAAGTCGTCATCGTCAGCGCGGTGCGAACTCCAATGGGCTCCTTCAGAGGCAGCCTGGCAGCAGTTCCTGCCACCAAACTGGGCTCTGTTGCTATTAAAGGAGCCATAGAGAAAGCAG GAATTTCTCCTGAAGAGGTGAAGGAAGTTTACATGGGCAACGTGCTTCAGGCGGCGGAGGGTCAGGCTCCCACACGACAGGCCCTGCTGGGGGCAG GTTTGACAATTGGTACACCGGCAACAACCATCAACAAAGTGTGTGCTTCTGGGATGAAGTCCATCATGTTGGCGGCACAGAGTCTAATGTGTGGACATCAG gatgTTATGGTGGCAGGAGGCATGGAGAGCATGTCCAACGTGCCGTACGTCATGGCCAGAGAGACACCACCCTACGGAGGCGTGAGGATGGAGGACCTCATTGTCAAGGACGGCCTCACAGACGTCTACAACAAGTTCCACATG GGCAACTGTGCAGAGAACACGGCGAAGCAGTGCAAGATCAGCAGAGAGGAGCAGGACGCCTACGCCATCAGCTCCTACAGCCGCAGCAAAGCAGCGCACGAGTCCGGCGTGCTGGCCAAGGAGATCGTCCCAGTCAGCATTCCACAGAGAG GGAAACCAGACGTGCTGGTGTCCGAGGACGAGGAGTGGAGGAGGGTGGACTTCAGCAAAGTGCCCAAACTGAAGGCAGTCTTCCAGAAAGAGAACG GCACGGTGACGGCAGCTAACGCCAGCACACTGAACGACGGAGCAGCCGCTCTCGTTCTGATGACGGCAGACGCCGCAAAGAGACTCAATGTCACGCCCCTGGCCAGGATCGTCT CTTTCGCTGATGCGGCTGTCGCACCCATTGACTTCCCCATCGCTCCGGCGTACGCTGTCCCAAAG GTTCTGGACGCAGCTGGCCTGAAGAAGGAGGACATCGCCATGTGGGAGATCAACGAAGCCTTCAGCGTGGTCGTGCTGGCCAACATCAAAATGCTCGACATCGACCCGGCAAAAGTCAACGTCAACGGAGGAGCTGTGTCTTTGGGACACCCAATTGG GATGTCTGGGGCGAGGATCGTGGGTCACATGGTGCACAACCTGAAGTCTGGTCAGTACGGACTCGCAGGAATCTGCAACGGAGGAGGCGGAGCGTCTTCCATCCTCATCCAGAAGTTGTAG